The following proteins come from a genomic window of Eleginops maclovinus isolate JMC-PN-2008 ecotype Puerto Natales chromosome 8, JC_Emac_rtc_rv5, whole genome shotgun sequence:
- the bxdc2 gene encoding ribosome biogenesis protein BRX1 homolog: protein MSAFKRKRGGQTPGNKKAKKVKFVADAGEAPVENDQEKTNEITVPAPVSQGKWKNKERVLIFSSRGINFRTRHLMQDLRTMMPHSKADTKMDRKDKLFVVNEVCEIKNCNKCLFFEAKKKQDLYMWISNTPHGPSAKFLVQNIHTLAELKMTGNCLKGSRPLLSFDPKFDSEPHFALLKELFTQTFSTPRYHPKSQPFVDHVYTFSIADNRIWFRNYQIIEEDAALVEIGPRFVLNLIKIFQGSFGGPTLFENPDFTSPNMHRRQIRLAAAARVREKQMVKELQKMKKGETKGDVTEDVTADVFLTPADDKPDLIQTEAPEPKVVKKNKHKAFKRQRMARR, encoded by the exons atgtcGGCGTTCAAGAGAAAACGTGGAGGACAGACTcctggaaataaaaaagcaaagaaagtcAAATTTGTCGCAGATGCAGGTGAAGCACCGGTAGAAAATGATCAGGAGAAGACAAACGAAATTACAGTTCCAGCACCGGTTTCACAG GGCAAATGGAAAAACAAGGAAAGGGTTCTCATTTTCTCCTCAAGAGGAATCAACTTCAGAACAAGACACTTGATGCAAGACCTGAGGACCATGATGCCTCATTCAAAAGCAG aTACAAAGATGGACAGAAAGGACAAGTTGTTTGTTGTTAATGAG GTGTGCGAGATCAAAAACTGCAACAAATGCCTCTTCTTTGAGGCCAAGAAGAAGCAGGACCTCTACATGTG GATTTCAAACACCCCTCATGGACCTTCTGCAAAGTTTCTGGTTCAAAACA TTCACACACTGGCTGAACTCAAGATGACAGGAAACTGCCTCAAAGGATCCAGGCCGCTGCTGTCGTTCGATCCT AAATTTGACTCGGAGCCTCACTTTGCTTTACTAAAGGAGCTCTTCACCCAG aCCTTTTCCACCCCGCGGTACCACCCTAAGAGCCAGCCTTTTGTGGACCACGTCTACACATTCTCCATTGCAGACAACAGGATATGGTTCAGAAACTACCAG ATCATCGAGGAAGACGCTGCTCTTGTGGAGATCGGCCCTCGCTTTGTTCTCAACCTCATCAAGATCTTTCAGGGGAGTTTTGGAGGACCTACGCTCTTTGAGAACCCCGACTTCACATCTCCTAACATG CACCGGAGACAGATCCGACTAGCCGCAGCAGCCAGAGTGCGAGAGAAGCAGATGGTGAAGGAGTTGCAGAAGATGAAGAAAGGCGAAACAAAGGGGGATGTGACTGAAGATGTTACAGCTGATGTGTTCCTGACACCAGCTGATGACAAGCCTGATCTCATTCAAACAGAAGCGCCTGAGCCCAAAGtagtgaagaaaaacaaacacaaagctttCAAAAGGCAAAGGATGGCACGCAGGTAA
- the rad1 gene encoding cell cycle checkpoint protein RAD1, with protein MPLSTQSQGEDEQYVLVASLDHARNLSNILKAITFKDHAIFNATPNGLKVTVEDSKCLQANAFIQSKIFQEFTIKEDMVGFQVNLTVLLDCLNIFGGSTTPGVSTALRMCYKGYGYPLTLFLEEGGVVTVCKINTQEPEEPVDFEFCSTNVTNKVILQSESLKEAFSELDMTSEVLQITMSPSQPYFRLSTFGNSGNAHYDYPKDSDMMELFKCTKTQTNRYKMSLLKPSTKALALSCKVSVRTDSRGFLSLQYLVRNDDGQICFVEYYCCPDEDVAED; from the exons ATGCCTCTGTCAACCCAGTCACAAGGCGAAGATGAACAGTACGTTTTAGTGGCAAGTTTGGATCATGCTCGCAATCTGTCTAACATACTGAAAGCCATCACCTTCAAAGACCATGCCATCTTCAACGCCACACCCAATGGTCTGAAGGTCACTGTGGAGGACTCCAAATGTCTGCAGGCCAATGCCTTCATTCAG TCTAAAATCTTCCAGGAGTTCACCATAAAGGAAGATATGGTGGGGTTTCAGGTGAACCTCACAGTTCTGCTGGACTGCCTCAATATCTTTGGAGGAAGCACAACTCCAG GAGTATCCACAGCTCTTCGGATGTGCTACAAGGGGTACGGTTACCCTCTGACCCTGTTCCTGGAGGAGGGTGGGGTAGTGACAGTTTGCAAGATCAACACCCAAGAACCAGAAGAGCCCGTTGACTTTGAGTTCTGCAGTACCAACGTCACGAACAAG GTGATCCTGCAGTCAGAGAGTCTGAAGGAAGCCTTCTCCGAGCTCGACATGACCAGTGAGGTGCTGCAGATCACCATGTCCCCCAGCCAGCCATACTTCAG GTTGTCTACATTTGGGAACTCTGGAAATGCCCATTACGATTATCCCAAGGACTCGGACATGATGGAGCTGTTCAAATGCACCAAGACACAAACCAACAG GTACAAGATGTCTCTGCTGAAGCCATCCACCAAAGCCCTGGCCTTGTCCTGTAAGGTCTCAGTGAGGACAGACAGCAGGggcttcctctctctgcagtacCTGGTCAGGAACGACGATGGACAGATCTGCTTTGTAGAATATTATTGTTGTCCAGACGAAGATGTGGCGGAGGACTGA